From a single Rhodococcus jostii RHA1 genomic region:
- a CDS encoding superoxide dismutase family protein, producing the protein MNTRGAIVMSGMFVVALVAAGCGSDATDEQATVETPPSPSEATTGVVVPGAEGAFQLPGEVGEDDAFTYDQVAVPVGSSVDVEAEKGDGRTTVTFSATGLAPNRDFGVHVHTRRCGPQPADSGPHYQNDVDPAATPDKPSSDPAYANPQNEIWLDVTTDQSGSAQSSTTVDWEFRPDEAKSVVLHAQRTMTGPGQAGMAGDRLACIDEDF; encoded by the coding sequence ATGAATACTCGAGGCGCGATCGTGATGTCAGGAATGTTCGTGGTTGCTCTCGTCGCCGCCGGATGCGGTAGCGACGCGACGGATGAGCAGGCCACCGTCGAGACCCCGCCGTCACCGTCCGAGGCGACGACCGGTGTGGTGGTTCCCGGAGCGGAGGGGGCGTTCCAGCTCCCTGGTGAGGTCGGCGAGGACGACGCGTTCACCTACGATCAGGTCGCCGTTCCGGTGGGCTCGTCGGTGGACGTCGAAGCCGAGAAGGGAGACGGCCGCACGACGGTCACGTTCTCCGCGACCGGGTTGGCACCGAACCGCGACTTCGGTGTGCACGTGCACACCCGGCGGTGCGGACCGCAACCGGCGGATTCGGGGCCGCACTACCAGAACGACGTCGACCCCGCGGCCACCCCGGACAAGCCGTCGTCGGATCCCGCCTACGCGAACCCGCAGAACGAGATCTGGCTCGACGTCACCACCGACCAGAGCGGTAGCGCTCAGTCGTCGACGACCGTGGACTGGGAATTCCGTCCCGATGAGGCCAAATCCGTGGTGCTGCACGCACAACGAACGATGACCGGTCCCGGCCAGGCGGGGATGGCGGGTGACCGTCTGGCGTGCATCGACGAAGACTTCTGA
- a CDS encoding ANTAR domain-containing protein, whose translation MIEATAESPLSPLPAPTRLTPRRRLDGRELLATAKGILIAARRCSDARAFDELLDVSRRHHLTVVGAARNLVDLAAGSPSSRCAPDAVRFDEWEQLLAQLPPRPHAHAS comes from the coding sequence ATGATCGAGGCCACTGCAGAATCACCACTGAGCCCGCTTCCCGCCCCGACCCGTCTGACACCCCGCCGGCGCCTTGATGGTCGCGAACTTCTCGCCACCGCGAAGGGCATCCTGATCGCTGCCCGCCGCTGCAGTGACGCCCGGGCCTTCGACGAACTTCTCGACGTGTCCCGCCGTCATCACCTGACCGTGGTCGGTGCTGCCCGGAACCTGGTCGACCTCGCTGCCGGATCCCCGTCCTCTCGGTGTGCACCGGACGCCGTCCGGTTCGACGAATGGGAGCAGCTCCTCGCCCAGCTTCCCCCGCGCCCGCACGCACACGCGAGCTGA